From one Rhodamnia argentea isolate NSW1041297 chromosome 1, ASM2092103v1, whole genome shotgun sequence genomic stretch:
- the LOC115727019 gene encoding elongation factor 1-delta, producing MAVAFYDLGSASGLKKLDEYLLTRSYITGYQASKDDITVHAALQKPPSSEFVNVSRWYNHIEALLRISGVSAEGCGVTVEGFAPITGEAVATPPARDTKAAAADDDDDDVDLFGEETEEEKKATEERAAAVKASAKKKESGKSSVLLDVKPWDDETDMKKLEEAVRSVQMEGLFWGASKLVPVGYGIKKLQIMLTIVDDLVSVDTLIEDHLTAEPVNEYVQSCDIVAFNKI from the exons ATGGCAGTTGCATTTTACGACCTTGGCTCTGCATCAGGACTGAAGAAGCTCGATGAATACCTCCTCACACGGAGCTATATAACTGG gtaccaagcttcaaaggatgATATTACCGTGCATGCAGCACTTCAGAAGCCCCCGTCATCTGAATTTGTCAATGTATCTAGGTGGTATAACCACATTGAGGCTCTATTGAGGATTTC TGGTGTTTCTGCGGAAGGTTGTGGTGTTACTGTTGAGGGTTTTGCTCCAATCACTGGGGAGGCAGTGGCAACTCCCCCTGCCCGTGACACTAAG GCTGCAGCTgcggacgacgacgacgacgatgtaGATTTGTTTGGTGAAGAGactgaagaggagaagaaagctACTGAGGAACGTGCAGCTGCTGTCAAGGCATctgcaaagaagaaagaat CTGGAAAGTCATCTGTGCTGTTGGATGTGAAGCCATGGGATGATGAGACTGACATGAAAAAGCTCGAGGAAGCAGTAAGAAGCGTCCAAATGGAAGGGTTGTTTTGGGGAGCAT CCAAACTCGTGCCTGTGGGCTATGGTATaaagaaattgcaaattatGCTGACTATTGTGGACGATTTGGTTTCGGTTGACACTCTCATTGAGGACCATCTTACGGCTGAACCAGTGAATGAATATGTCCAGAGCTGTGACATTGTTGCTTTCAACAAAATAT AA
- the LOC115727018 gene encoding uncharacterized protein LOC115727018, with product MVAEPWILKMGNQVSANLKHALLLESSKKRSSLKKHDVKQVIGILSFEVANIMSKTVHLHKSLCDGEILKLQSEILKSEGVRKLISSDESRILELVLAEKLDDLSRVASVVSRLGKKCSEPALQGFEHVYGDIMNGVIEVKDLGFLVKDMDGMVRKMERYVSTTTNLFNEMEVLNELEQGTKKFQNNQHEESRRAFEQKLIWQKQDVRHLKDVSLWNQTYDKVVELLARTVCTIYARLCTVFGESALRGDVSGFVRGNSPPAMNTHTYGSGQIGDVHQNVHAVSGQLKRIHSKSSNSFYSGPIEKRKIERGRRGLKPQYNTKRGEVELFRAEDFNFPCVTSPGRIFMDCLSLSSSVSRIDDDDDDDDDDDTLDHDGRSSQISGCGSIYSGSTKKEQLTYSGCAGQSHFPVSSISSQRRSKSAVTSTPQFGPKSRLAVFASPSTVGGSALALHYANLIIVIEKLLRYPHLVGEEARDDLYQMLPTSLRMSVKTNLKSYMKNLAIYDAPLAHNWKERLDEILWWLAPLAHNMIRWQSERNFEQHQIVTRTNVLLLQTLYFADREKAEAVICDLLVGLNYICRYEHQQNALLDCASSFDFEDCSEWQMQRSYSYLS from the coding sequence ATGGTTGCAGAACCTTGGATACTCAAGATGGGCAATCAGGTGAGTGCGAATCTCAAGCACGCTCTTCTTTTAGAAAGTTCCAAGAAAAGGAGCAGCCTTAAGAAGCACGACGTTAAGCAGGTTATTGGGATTCTCTCTTTCGAAGTAGCTAATATTATGTCCAAAACTGTTCACCTACACAAGTCCTTGTGTGATGGGGAAATATTGAAGCTCCAAAGTGAGATCTTGAAGTCCGAGGGGGTTAGGAAGTTGATCTCGTCGGATGAGTCTCGGATTCTAGAGCTCGTCCTGGCCGAGAAGCTCGATGACTTGAGCCGGGTGGCTAGTGTTGTCTCTAGGCTCGGTAAGAAGTGTAGTGAGCCTGCGTTGCAGGGTTTCGAGCATGTGTATGGGGACATAATGAATGGAGTGATTGAGGTCAAGGATTTGGGGTTCTTAGTAAAGGACATGGATGGGATGGTGAGGAAGATGGAGAGGTACGTGAGCACGACAAcaaatttgttcaatgaaatGGAGGTCTTGAATGAGTTGGAGCAGGGGACGAAGAAGTTCCAGAATAACCAGCATGAGGAGAGCCGACGCGCTTTTGAGCAGAAGCTGATTTGGCAGAAGCAAGACGTGAGGCATCTTAAGGATGTTTCTCTTTGGAACCAGACGTACGATAAGGTTGTAGAGCTTTTGGCAAGGACAGTGTGCACGATATATGCGAGGCTTTGCACTGTGTTTGGCGAGTCCGCTTTGAGGGGGGATGTTTCAGGGTTTGTCAGAGGAAATTCTCCTCCGGCGATGAATACCCATACCTATGGTTCTGGTCAGATTGGTGATGTGCACCAGAATGTCCATGCGGTTTCTGGGCAATTGAAACGAATTCACAGCAAAAGTAGCAATAGCTTTTATTCGGGCCCAATTGAGAAACGCAAGATTGAGAGAGGACGAAGGGGTTTGAAGCCTCAGTACAATACAAAGAGAGGTGAAGTAGAGTTATTTCGCGCTGAAGATTTTAATTTTCCATGTGTGACTAGCCCTGGGAGAATTTTCATGGATTGTCTTAGCCTGAGCAGCTCGGTTTCAAgaatagatgatgatgatgatgatgacgatgatgatgacacCTTGGATCATGACGGCCGAAGTAGCCAGATTTCCGGGTGCGGCAGTATTTATAGTGGAAGCACAAAGAAAGAACAGTTGACGTATTCTGGCTGTGCCGGTCAATCCCATTTCCCAGTGTCTTCCATCAGCAGTCAAAGGCGATCCAAATCAGCTGTCACAAGCACTCCTCAGTTCGGTCCCAAGAGTAGATTAGCAGTCTTTGCCTCTCCATCCACTGTGGGAGGTTCTGCTTTAGCCTTGCATTATGCAAATCTCATAATCGTTATAGAGAAGCTGCTGCGATATCCTCACTTGGTTGGCGAAGAAGCTAGAGACGATTTATATCAGATGTTACCAACTAGCTTAAGGATGTCCGTAAAGACTAATCTGAAATCATATATGAAGAACTTGGCTATATATGATGCTCCGCTTGCCCACAATTGGAAAGAGAGACTTGATGAGATACTATGGTGGCTTGCCCCGCTGGCGCATAACATGATCAGGTGGCAAAGTGAGCGTAACTTTGAGCAGCATCAAATTGTTACCCGAACAAATGTTCTTTTGCTTCAGACACTGTATTTTGCAGACAGGGAAAAGGCTGAGGCAGTAATATGCGACCTACTCGTTGggttgaattatatatgtcGGTATGAGCATCAACAGAATGCATTGCTGGACTGTGCTAGTAGTTTTGATTTCGAAGACTGTTCGGAATGGCAGATGCAGCGCTCTTATTCTTACCTTAGTTGA